CTTCGTGGCCATGGCGGGCTGGGCTCCACGCCCCCAGCCCCGACCCTGTGCAGACAGGAGCAAAATGGGTCACGTTTATTTTGTTAcgcattgagcacctactgtatgcctcACCATTCTGGAGGGAGGACACAGAGTGACCCAGACAGATCCCTTCCCTCCCGCCCCTGACTGTGCGCTCTAGTTGGGcggaaacaaaacaaattcaataTGCGGATTCAACTCTGTGTTGAAAATGTAGCAGGGagcgtggggggcggggagggagtcAGCTTTGGACAGGGAGGTCTGAGAGGGCTTGCGTGTGGAGGCGACATTCGGTGCAGAGAAGGTGACCAGGCAGCCGGGGGAAGAGCCCACCAGGCCTGATCGTTTGATCCCTCAAAACATCCCACCAGTTGGAGACATAGttgtcccatttcacagatggggactgtgaggcacagaggggcctgcctggggccacacagctgggaggCGACAGAGCTGGCATCGGATCTGACGTTCCTCTGCCTCCATGCTTGGGGGCCACTTGGGGCCTCGGTTTCTTCCTCCGCAAACTGGGAGCTAGAATTCCGCACCTGTGGAGGAGCGGGGCAGGCACTTTGTGGAAGGAATGAATGGGCTGCCCATCTGCGAAAGTGGAGTCAGCCTCGGGGGTTCCTGACTGcttgggctcagagaggttgggcCACCTGCCCAGGGATGCACAGCATGTGGGCGGTGGAGCCAGGAGCTGAAAAGAGGGAGTCGGTGGGTCTTACGGCTgacagtcagggaaggcttcctggaggaggaggactcTGCACCAGGCCCACCCTgagcctcttcctcttcctcctcctcctccccctcccacaggGACAAGCTGGCGGAGCTGCACGGCAACATGTTTGTAGAGGAGTGTGTCAAGTGCAAGACGTGAGTGCCacccgggccggggcgggggctcGGCCACCACGGTGTCCCCAGGCACTCCCCAGGGTGGGCTCTGTGCAAGAGCCCCGGCGGGCGGGTGTCCACCCTGGTGACGCAGAGACCCAGAGGACATGGGGAGGCCGGTGTGGCCCTCCCGGCTACTGCCCTGGGGCTGCCACCACAAACTGCCACAAagagtagcttaaaacaatagaagcTTATTACCACCGGGGCAGGGAGGCCAAGGCTCAAACTCCAGGTGTCTGTTCCTGCCGCTGCTGGCGGCTTCAGCCGTGTCCCCATCCTCACGCGGAGCCCACGGCATCCGGGTCTCTTCCTCTGCCCCATCACGTGATGAGGGCCACCTGCCCCGCTAGGCCCTTGCCCAATCTAACGACACCTGCACCGAGCCCACGTCCAGTTAAGGTCGCGCCTTAAGGTCGCGCCGGGACTCCCTGGCGGTTACAGCCTCAAACCCCCATTCAGAGCATTTTGAGCCGGGTACCATTCTTGTGAGTTTCCCATAGGtttgaagtttttcaaaataaatgcgGAGAGGACGGTTTTAAAGGAGGGAGCCCCAGCTGCAGGCTGGTCTCAGAGACGCCGCGCAGGGCAGGGGCCACGCTTTCCCTCGGGGGTCCGCACCAGGGCGCTCACTGTCGCTGGGAGACACCCACCTGCTCCCGAGGGTTTAGCCAGGTTATTTGTGGGTAGAATtatgtctaaatttttttttttatgtctaaattattattaaaaaaaaaaaatagagacagggtcttgctctgtcccccaggctggagtgcagtgctgtgatcacagctcactgcagcctccaactcctgggctcaagcgatcctcccggctcagcctcccgagtagctgggacaacgggtgccgccaccacgcctggctaatttttctattttttgtagagatggggtctcgctgtgttgcccaggctggtctcaaagtcctggcctcagcgatcctcccgcctcagcctcccagagtactgggatcacaggcgtgagcaccTGCAGGGTCCAATGTCTTGAGCTTCCTTGTCCGGGACGGTGTCCGGCGTTTCCTTCTTTCCAGCGCTGTGACCCTGTGCAGCGTGGCGTGGGCTGTCCCATGGAAGCCCCCTCGCCCTGGGTTTGTCACATGTCTCCTCCCTTAGATTCTGGTCCTCTTCCCTCACCCGTGCCTCCCTGGGAGAGTATCTCGCCAGAAGAAACACAAGGGCCACCCAGGCAGGCTGACCCGGCCCTGTCCCCCGTTTCCTCCCCCGACACAGGCAGTACGTCCGGGACACGGTCGTGGGCACCATGGGCCTCAAGGCCACCGGCCGGCTCTGCTCCGTGGCCAAGGCCAGGGGGCTGCGGGCCTGCAGGTGAGCGACCCCTCCCCACGCCCTGGGCCCcggggaggtggcagggctgcTGCGacacccccaccctcctcctggcaggGGCGAGCTGCGAGACACCATCCTGGACTGGGAGGACTCGCTGCCGGACCGCGACCTGGCTCTCGCCGACGAGGCCAGCAGGTCTGACCCGGGGGCGGCAGGGGCTGTGGCCCAGGGGCAGattcagggagggcttcctgggggagATGGGCCGGCCGCGGCCGCAGGTGGGTGCTGCACGAGGTCCCCTTTACAGGTGACGAAGGAACTGAGGCTTTAGCCAAGCGACCCCTCCGTCCCACGCTCCAACCGGGGATCGCCAAGCCATGAGGCCCGGGTCCATGGCTGCACCAACAGCGGGGGTCCGGGCGGGAGGGGCCAGGCTGGAGCGCCCAGGTGAGCTGGACCCGGGCCGGCTCCAGGTGCCGGCAGGACCGGGGCTGGGAGGGCCAGGCTGAGCGCCCGCTCCCCGGCCCAGGACCGCCGACCTGTCCGTCACCCTCGGCACCTCCCTGCAAATCCGGCCCAGCGGGAACCTGCCGCTCGCCACCAAGCGCCGCGGAGGCCGGCTGGTCATCGTCAACCTCCAGCCCACCAAGCACGTACGTGCcgagcccgcccctgcccgcgcccccgcgcccccgcgcgcCCTCTGCCCCGCCTGACGCGTGCCCGCCCCGCAGGACCGCCACGCCGACCTGCGCATCCACGGCTACGTGGATGACGTCATGACGCAGCTCATGGAGCACCTGGGGCTGGAGGTCCCCGCCTGGGCCGGCCCCCGCGTCCTGGAGAGGGCGCTGCCGCCCCTGCCGCGCCCGCCCAAGCCGGAGCCGGCGCCCAAGCCCGAGCCCAAGGAGGAGCCGCCCGCCAGGCTGAACGGCGCGGCCCCCGCCCACCCCAAGCGGGAGGAGCCCCCAGCCGAGCCCTGCGCCCAGCACCACGGCTCCCAGCCCGCCAGCCCCAAGCGGGAGCGGCGGGACAGCCCTGCCCCACGTCCCACCCCCAAAAGGCTCAGGGCGGAGGCGGCTCCCAGCTGACCAGGGCGCTGGGGCGGCGGCGCTTTGTGTACAAACCGCGGGCTCTCTTTTCCTTATGGGCTCACTGTGTGACTCCTATCTGTCCCCGGGGACCTCAGGGCACGAGGGCCAGGCCCTCCGCTCGTCTCCCGTGGCGCTGGGGACTCTGGTGGGGGCCTGGGAACGTGCCGCACGCCAGAGCTACCTCCGCCACGCCCAGCCTCTGACTCAGGTGTTCCGGGAGGCCGGCCTCACCCTCCCTGGTCTCCAGCCCACACAGCCACGAGCCCCTCTGTCCCCTCACACCCCCACCGGGCCGGCGCTGGGGCCATCCCCAAAGCCACCCTCACGTCCCGGGACCCCGGGAGGGCGCCACACCTCCACGAGGGACACACGGGACATGCTGGCACTGCCtttgggctgcagggaggagaggTGGGTCCACCCGGCCTCCAGAAAAGTCTCCAATGCAATAAAAGCAGAACTTCTTGCATCTGAATGTGTCTTAAGTCCTGACTCGTGCCGGGTCCTGGCGCCCAGAGGCGGAGTGCGTGGGCCCCCCGCCCCCATCTGCCTGTGCTGCTGCTGCAATCCTGCCCCGCCAGCCTGGGCTCCAGGAACCAGGGCGcaccccgcacccccccccccaacgtCCAGAGGGATCAGGCCAGTTTTCCGATGTTGGTGACAATACCAGCAggtggcatttctttttttctgttttgcttagCAATCCTCACCCCAGCTGGGGGGGGGATGGCATTCCGTGAGCACTCAGTCGGCAGTTGTACCCTGATTTGCgtggtttttgttgtttagtATCTGCCCCTGCGCTGCGAACCCCTTAAGGACAGAGGCCGCGTGTTTCTGGCTCAGTCGCAGCCCCGGCACCTGCGCTGCATAGCCCGGCTTTCGTCCCTCCCCAGCTGCGACCTAGTGCTGTCACTGTGCTTCCAACGCACCCGTCCCCAGGAAGGCGGCGCTGGGGACCTGCGGGCAGGGcctccccgcgccccgccgcTCTCCAAGGTGCTGAAGCCGCGCCTGGCGCCTCCCCGGCTGCCGCTCCAGCTCGGGCATGGCGGGTGTCCCGCGCCTCACTGCCCATCCCCGGCTGGCCCCGCCCTTCCTCCTGGCGCGCGTggggccccgcccggccccctccccgccgGATCACTGTTCCGTCAAAACACTTTATTAAGGACCAGGCAGTCCAGGCAAGCGCGGTCACTGTGGCCCTGGTGGCTCCGGGGCCAGGGTCCCTGCAGCCtctgccgcctcctcctccccgtgTGCGacggaggcagggaggggacccGGCTGGGGGTCGCCGGGGCACCTGTCGCgtctgcgtgtgcgtgtgtgtcttgTGTCTGGGTCTGTTTCGCGCTGTTTCCTtgtgcccctgccctggctctgcGGTGGCTCAGCAGTCCCGGTGTGTGGCTGTGAGTCTGCGCCGAGGTCACCACCTCGCCCCCGATCCCCGGGGCTGTCACTGTCCACTGGAGCGCCCCGGAGGCAGAAGGGCCTGGGGGCTCATTCCCAGCGAGGCTCAGAGCTCGTCCCCCGCCGCCTCCAGCCCCGAGAGTCCGGGGCGGAGGACAGACTCAGGCGCCACCCAGTCCAGCAGGGCTGCCCGGCCCAGCTCCTCCGTCGAGCTGCCCAGGCCCAGGGTCGCGTTGTCCAGCTCCTGCGTGGAATTGTCCCGCGCCAGCGCGTCCCGGGCGCCCCAGTCCGCCCCAGGGCCGCCGGGAGACCCTCCGTGGGGCGCGCCAGCCTCGGGCCGGGGGCCTGGGGCCTCGGAGGCTGGCGTGGCGTCGGGGGCCACGCGGGAGGCAGCGTCGTTGTGCAACGTTCTGGAAAAGACTGATGAGGGCGGGGGCCCAGGAGGGACGGGGTGAGGGTGGAGTCCCGCCCTCCTTCCCAAAGTCACCAGCTCCAGGGAGCAGGGCGCAGGGCTCTCCCCGCTTTCAGAGCACTTGGGAGCCCATGGGAACTGTACCCCCAATTGCAGCCATGACAGGGGTTCCGGGGGACCCCCTACCTCGCACGGGCGTGAAGTCCCCGGGGCTCTCGGCTTTGCTGGCGGCGAAAGGGCTGATGGAGGGGAGGATGATGAGGGCGAAAGACAGCAGCAGGACCTGGCAGAGACGGGGGCGGGGTCaccccatccctccccctcccccgtgaGCACCTCCATCTTgcaggcagggaaactgaggccccgaggGCTGATCGTGCTCGAGCTGGGGCATGAGGCCGTGCTTgagccacccacccacctccctcggcctcccacgGCCCAGGACCCCGTCCACCCCGGGGCCGGGACCCACCGCTATGCAGGTGCCCGTCTGGGCAGATTTGCCGGTGGACTGCACCACGAGGGCCTGGAGTTTCTTCAGCTGCTCCAAGAGGGACCTTAGAGGGACACGAAGGCTCTGGTGAGCCCTGCAGGGCGTTGATTCTGCTTCCTGCCCACTTCCTGGGGCTCCCCGCCCCACTGAAGTCCATCCACCCTGCTGGCGAGGccctgctgctttttttttttttttttttttttttttgagacagggtctcactctgttgcccaggctggagtgcaatggcatcaccatagctcattataaccatgaactcctgggctcacgtgatctacctcagcctcccaaggagctgagactgcaggcaccatgcccaggtatttttaaaattatttctaaaaacagggtctcactatgttgctcaggctggtctcgaattcctggcctcaagcgatcctcctacctcagcctcccaaaatactgggattgcaggcatgagctaccgcgcccggccctctgctGCTCTTGAAAGCCCCATATTCTCCCTCTTTACCTTCACTAATCCCTATCAAACCCACAAAGGCCCACAAAACCCTGCATGAcatgccccaccccctccctgccctggtaCACAgtagatggaaaataaatattgactgaatGCAGGTGCAGAATCAGATGCAATTCTCGAACACACCATGCATCAGATGGCAGCTGCAGAAGTCATTTCCTCCATCAGAAGCACTTTCTCCTACCGAACTCTTATATATCCTTCAAGGCCCAAGTCCAGATCCCCTCCTCTGTGCAGTCTGCCTCCTTTGTAGGCAGAGCCCTTATTCTCTGCTCCTTCCTGTGACCACATGGGCTCTCTGCCCTTCGTCCCCCATGTCCTGCAAGGGACTCTGGGCCTGCTCCCCCATCCTCTGCCCTGGATGGACCCAGACTCACAGATTTTGCTTCTCAAGGTGCAAGACTTTCCTCTGCAACTCTTGATTATGGGCAGTGCAGGCTGACATCCTGTGAGGACAATGGCGCAGTGATAATCAGAATATGCCTGTCACCATCTGGCCCAACTGACATCTCCCTGGGTGGCCTCACTTTACAAGGGGGGAACCCAAAGCCAGAGTGGGGAAGTCACTCATCCAAGGCCACTTGGAAAGCCCACAGCAGGGCTGTGATTTGAACCCACATCTGCCTGGTTCCTGGGTCCCATCTCTGTGTTAGTGTGGGGGGCTTTGTCCAAGGCAATGTCCCCAGGACTAGAAGTGGAATGCCAAACTCAGGCAGTGATGTTTCCAGAAGAAACCTTTGGACCCATCCTTATCTTGAGGCCTGATACTCTTGCACTTGctatagattattttttctcatagGAAGCACATGGGATTGCATGCTTTGTTCTTCAAGAAGGTGCATTAGGGCCTCTTTCCAGGTGATAGGCCAGGCACGTAGCaaccacaagaaagaaaaattccccTCACTGAAAAGCCCTCCTGTTGATAACTCACAGGATAATgaagaatttataatataaattgggGGAGACCTAAGGACCAAAGGATCATGATGATAGTACACATCAAAATGTGTGGGGTGCAGccaaagcagtactgagaggaaaattcatagcctcaGGAAGCTTAATGAGCTGAGCagatacaattaaaaattagcaaaataacaACAGAATAAGCCccctcaataaaaaataaaggagggaTGCAATAAAGATAACAGTAGAATTGAATgtactgaaaaacaaaaccacaaattggataggggaaaagagagaaactCATTCTTTGATGTGAATAATAGGCAATTCTCTGGCAAGATggatcaagaaaataaaagagaaacagaaaataaacaacatgaAGAATTTAGAAAGGGCATCACTGCACATactgaagagaataaaaataatagaagagaaagctgaacaattttatgccaataaatgtGAAATGGACAACTTCCCAGAAAACTATGACGTCCCGAACTGActtgagaagaaatagaaaacccaaGTAGACCTGTAACAGTCAATAAAATCATTCCAGCTTTCAAAAGTCTTGGCttgctttttatgtttctattaaaGAACAGAGAGCCTGTGTCTCCTCAGTATCTTAAATGAGTCAAGAGAGAGGTGATTGGGTGAGATTTGGGTTTTTAGGTTGAAAAAGTTCTGCCAAGAATGAGCTCCCCTCCTTCTTGCTCCTCCTACCCAGGGGAGACATGGCAGCTCTGAGAACCAGTATTGCTCAGACAGGAAGTGCCTCCCTTCAGACAGGGGCCAGAATAGGCGAGTCACACCCTCCTTTCTTGTCACCACACCTTCTAGGGGGCGAAGGGACCCCACACCCTTGTCTTGGCCATCTCAGACCATCCTGCCATCCCTGCAGTCAGCAGGAAAAACAATCTCTCCCAGAGAGACGAATCAACTCTGTCATCACGCCAGACCTAAAAAGTGTGACCTTAGCCGCACTTCTCTgtctgtctgggcctcagtttcccccggAGTGTAAACTCCAGCCTTACCGAGTCTCCAAACCATCGAtatattccttcttctttttcctgctttcttgGGCGGACTGTTTATTCCGGATCTTCCGGCGGATTTTTTTCAGCATTCGCTCCTCATACTGGCGGGCGGAATGGGGAGGAGGCGGCATCAGCGGGGACTGTCCCTGCTCTTGTCCTGGCCCTGAAACTTCACCCCATTCTCTTCCCACGAGAGCCACCCCCGACCCGGGAAGACTCTTAATGACCTGAAGGCCAGCTTCCCACTCtccaaactctttttttaaaaaaacaagttgcTCTTTTTGAACCATCCTCTCCCTAAACTCCTACGGCTCCTGGGTGGCGACAGGTCTGCCCAGATGCCAATCCCATAAAATTGGGAGACTTTGCGCCTTGGCTCCATGCCGCCACCTTGTGGCCACCTCGGGGAACGGCACCTTTCCCCG
This portion of the Microcebus murinus isolate Inina chromosome 27, M.murinus_Inina_mat1.0, whole genome shotgun sequence genome encodes:
- the SIRT6 gene encoding NAD-dependent protein deacylase sirtuin-6, giving the protein MSVNYAAGLSPYADKGKCGLPEIFDPPEELARKVRELARLVWESSNVVFHTGAGISTASGIPDFRGPYGVWTMEERGLAPKFDTTFESARPTRTHMALVQLERVGLLRFLVSQNVDGLHVRSGFPRDKLAELHGNMFVEECVKCKTQYVRDTVVGTMGLKATGRLCSVAKARGLRACRGELRDTILDWEDSLPDRDLALADEASRTADLSVTLGTSLQIRPSGNLPLATKRRGGRLVIVNLQPTKHDRHADLRIHGYVDDVMTQLMEHLGLEVPAWAGPRVLERALPPLPRPPKPEPAPKPEPKEEPPARLNGAAPAHPKREEPPAEPCAQHHGSQPASPKRERRDSPAPRPTPKRLRAEAAPS